A part of Odontesthes bonariensis isolate fOdoBon6 chromosome 23, fOdoBon6.hap1, whole genome shotgun sequence genomic DNA contains:
- the hoxb1b gene encoding homeobox protein Hox-B1b, with product MNSYLDYPVCNRGANIFSTKAGYPNLNHGYMSSNSCATSDSYAPDGRLVAAASAPHQTSSLPLHHQAHANLDLQFSAPGNPMYGSPLEYGHHQYGLAPDQDRSFIHAQVSPLGTNMAPYAGDSCGPGVVSGSQYLHFANGDQRQQEYSESVYARLPTQCKEKDLEHVEEASKTFDWMKVKRNPPKTAVLSEFGVPGQNNVIRTNFTTKQLTELEKEFHFNKYLTRARRVEVAASLDLNETQVKIWFQNRRMKQKKREKLGCASVNSSAPVEKLSSSDTSPKTKGEKL from the exons ATGAACTCCTACTTAGACTATCCTGTGTGCAACCGGGGAGCAAATATTTTCAGTACCAAAGCCGGATACCCCAATTTAAACCATGGATACATGTCGTCCAACTCGTGTGCAACAAGTGATAGTTACGCACCGGACGGTCGTTTAGTGGCAGCAGCCTCTGCGCCCCACCAGACTTCGAGCCTCCCTCTGCACCACCAGGCCCACGCCAACTTGGATCTGCAGTTTTCAGCCCCGGGGAACCCCATGTATGGGTCACCTCTGGAGTACGGACATCACCAGTACGGCCTCGCTCCAGATCAGGACCGGAGCTTTATTCACGCACAGGTCTCACCGCTCGGAACAAACATGGCTCCCTACGCAGGGGACAGCTGTGGGCCTGGAGTTGTATCGGGCAGCCAGTATCTGCATTTTGCCAACGGAGATCAGAGGCAGCAAGAATATTCTGAAAGTGTTTACGCGAGGTTACCGACCCAGTGTAAAGAGAAAGATTTGGAGCACGTTGAGGAGGCTTCTAAGACTTTCGACTGGATGAAAGTGAAAAGGAATCCTCCTAAAACAG CTGTCCTGTCGGAGTTCGGGGTCCCGGGCCAGAACAACGTGATCCGCACCAACTTCACCACCAAGCAGCTGACGGAGCTGGAGAAAGAGTTCCACTTCAATAAATACCTGACGCGGGCACGGCGGGTGGAGGTCGCGGCCAGTCTGGACCTGAACGAGACGCAGGTGAAAATCTGGTTTCAGAACCGCAGGATGAAGCAGAAGAAGAGGGAGAAGCTTGGCTGCGCTTCGGTCAACTCTTCGGCACCTGTGGAGAAACTCTCCAGCTCCGACACCTCCCCAAAGACTAAAGGGgaaaaactctga